A portion of the Streptomyces sp. YPW6 genome contains these proteins:
- a CDS encoding ABC transporter ATP-binding protein produces MKTADTERPRQGTAILKTALRRNIGAMVAGTVLMGLYQAAETAFPIALGLIVEHTMRDRTLGSLGVSIGSLAVIITTVSLSWRFGMRVLQKANTTEAHRWRVRVAACGLQPVARDTELKSGEILTIATEDADQTADIIEVVPLLVSSLVAVVVAAVALSLADLRLGLLVVAGTAAILSVLAVMSRRIGAGTQEQQARVARAGAKVADLIIGLRPLHGFGGNHAAFGAYREVSTDAKRQAITVARVNGTYAGTALALNAALATAVSLTAGWLAFEGRITIGELVMAVGLAQFIMEPLKMFSEMPKYVMMARASAERMALVLNAPPVSTPGPERPEPGGALEVDGVRHGTLQGVSFSVAAGEFVAIAAYQPRAAAELAAVLAVNVAPGAYGGVVRVGGREIGDLSIDAVREHLLVNPYDGEIFAGTLRTNIDPSGRGREIAEAVEASMLTDVVALHREGLDHPVRDRGANLSGGQRQRLSLARALAAGADVLVLHDPTTAVDAVTEQLIARNVAKLRRGRTTLVLTSSPALLDAADRVLVLDGGVITAEDTHRNLLAGDAAYCLAVAR; encoded by the coding sequence ATGAAGACTGCTGACACCGAGCGTCCCCGCCAGGGGACCGCCATCCTGAAGACGGCACTGCGCCGCAACATCGGCGCCATGGTCGCGGGCACCGTCCTGATGGGCCTCTACCAGGCGGCGGAGACCGCGTTCCCCATCGCGCTCGGGCTCATCGTCGAGCACACGATGCGCGACCGCACCCTCGGTTCGCTCGGCGTGTCGATCGGCTCGCTCGCCGTGATCATCACGACGGTGTCCCTCTCGTGGCGGTTCGGCATGCGCGTGCTGCAGAAGGCCAACACGACCGAGGCGCACCGCTGGCGGGTCCGGGTGGCCGCCTGCGGGCTCCAGCCGGTGGCCAGGGACACGGAACTGAAGTCCGGCGAGATCCTGACCATCGCCACCGAGGACGCCGACCAGACCGCCGACATCATCGAGGTGGTGCCGCTGCTGGTCAGCTCCCTGGTCGCGGTCGTCGTCGCGGCCGTCGCGCTGAGCCTCGCCGACCTCCGGCTCGGTCTGCTCGTGGTGGCCGGCACCGCCGCGATCCTGTCGGTCCTGGCCGTGATGTCGAGGAGGATCGGGGCCGGTACACAGGAACAGCAGGCCAGGGTGGCCCGGGCGGGAGCGAAGGTCGCCGACCTCATCATCGGGCTGCGCCCGTTGCACGGCTTCGGCGGCAACCACGCCGCCTTCGGTGCCTACCGCGAGGTCAGCACGGACGCGAAGCGCCAGGCGATTACCGTCGCCCGGGTGAACGGCACCTACGCGGGCACCGCGCTGGCCCTCAACGCGGCCCTCGCCACGGCCGTCTCGCTGACCGCCGGCTGGCTGGCGTTCGAGGGCCGGATCACCATCGGCGAGCTCGTCATGGCCGTGGGGCTCGCGCAGTTCATCATGGAACCGCTCAAGATGTTCTCCGAGATGCCCAAGTACGTGATGATGGCCCGCGCCTCGGCCGAGCGCATGGCCCTCGTCCTGAACGCGCCCCCGGTGTCGACGCCGGGCCCCGAACGCCCCGAACCCGGCGGAGCCCTGGAGGTCGACGGCGTCCGTCACGGGACCCTCCAGGGGGTCTCCTTCTCCGTGGCCGCCGGGGAGTTCGTGGCGATCGCCGCCTACCAGCCGCGGGCTGCGGCGGAGCTCGCCGCCGTCCTCGCGGTGAACGTCGCCCCCGGGGCGTACGGGGGAGTGGTCCGGGTCGGCGGCCGGGAGATCGGTGACCTGTCGATCGATGCGGTCCGCGAACACCTGCTCGTGAACCCCTACGACGGGGAGATCTTCGCCGGCACCCTCCGCACGAACATCGACCCGTCGGGCCGGGGGCGGGAGATCGCGGAGGCGGTGGAGGCGTCCATGCTCACTGACGTCGTCGCGCTCCACCGCGAGGGGCTCGACCACCCGGTACGGGACCGGGGGGCGAACCTCTCGGGCGGTCAGCGCCAACGGCTCTCGCTGGCGCGCGCGTTGGCCGCCGGGGCCGATGTGCTCGTCCTGCACGACCCCACCACGGCCGTGGACGCCGTCACCGAACAGCTCATCGCGCGCAACGTCGCCAAGCTGCGCCGGGGCCGCACCACACTCGTCCTCACCAGCAGCCCGGCGCTCCTGGACGCGGCCGACCGGGTGCTCGTGCTGGACGGGGGCGTCATCACCGCCGAGGACACCCACCGCAACCTCCTCGCCGGGGACGCGGCGTACTGCCTGGCCGTGGCCCGGTGA
- a CDS encoding alpha/beta hydrolase-fold protein — protein sequence MRPVDAESPFAAFGLPDRPGTEAFWAAARTPAPVAADDGWRVLFLWRGSEAVLDFESWSPPVPLRRWEDTDCWYAVMSMPARLRVTYRLLVAGEARADPFNPAGAGADRSVAATPDAPPQPHWPALGPDDVPPVPRTRIRWSSDRLGGRRTVRVHPVGGGGPVVLLLDGDDWLYLHPAATAFDAAFGAGDLPPATLVFLPAKDREAEFTCRPELWEAVRDEVLPLVADCGVPADLDRLVVAGQSLGGLSALYAALEFPELVSRVACQSGSFWWAPGAAGLPDPLGGSVGGALVERLRRGADLSRLRCAFDVGEHESRMLPHCELTESLTKRAGATVRVSRSASDHDRAGWRHALLRDVAWALG from the coding sequence ATGCGTCCGGTGGACGCCGAGAGCCCCTTCGCCGCCTTCGGGCTGCCGGACCGCCCCGGCACCGAAGCGTTCTGGGCGGCGGCGCGCACACCCGCGCCGGTGGCCGCGGACGACGGCTGGCGGGTCCTGTTCCTGTGGCGCGGCTCCGAGGCCGTGCTCGACTTCGAGAGCTGGTCGCCGCCCGTGCCGTTGCGGCGCTGGGAGGACACCGACTGCTGGTACGCGGTGATGTCCATGCCCGCGCGGCTGCGGGTGACCTACCGCCTCCTCGTGGCGGGCGAGGCCCGTGCCGATCCGTTCAATCCGGCCGGCGCGGGGGCCGACCGCTCCGTCGCCGCGACGCCGGACGCCCCGCCCCAGCCGCACTGGCCCGCCCTCGGCCCGGACGATGTGCCGCCCGTCCCCCGTACCCGGATCCGCTGGAGCAGCGACCGGCTCGGCGGGCGGCGTACCGTGCGGGTCCATCCGGTGGGCGGTGGCGGCCCGGTGGTACTGCTGCTCGACGGGGACGACTGGCTGTATCTGCACCCGGCCGCGACCGCCTTCGACGCGGCCTTCGGGGCGGGCGACCTGCCCCCGGCCACCCTGGTGTTCCTGCCGGCCAAGGACCGCGAGGCCGAGTTCACCTGCCGCCCGGAGCTGTGGGAGGCGGTCCGGGACGAGGTGCTGCCGCTGGTGGCCGACTGCGGGGTGCCGGCCGACCTGGACCGGCTGGTGGTGGCGGGGCAGAGCCTGGGCGGGCTGAGCGCGCTGTACGCGGCGCTGGAGTTCCCGGAGCTGGTCTCACGGGTCGCCTGCCAGTCGGGGTCCTTCTGGTGGGCGCCCGGGGCGGCCGGCCTGCCGGATCCGCTGGGCGGGTCGGTCGGCGGCGCCCTCGTCGAGCGGCTGCGCCGGGGCGCCGACCTGTCGCGGCTGCGGTGCGCGTTCGACGTGGGGGAGCACGAGAGCCGGATGCTGCCTCACTGCGAGCTGACCGAGTCGCTCACCAAGCGGGCCGGTGCGACCGTACGGGTCTCGCGGTCCGCCTCGGACCACGACCGGGCGGGCTGGCGGCACGCCCTGCTCAGGGATGTCGCCTGGGCCCTGGGCTGA
- a CDS encoding MarR family transcriptional regulator, which produces MPTPEPAAVAADLRTAMGKLARRVKHEDRIPHGQVAVLGVLDRDGAMTTSDLAADQRVRPQSMARAVGLLMEQGLVVRRAHPTDGRKSLVGLSEAGRAALKAERDRRADWLARAIDLELTAEEQRQLAHSVALLERLAAY; this is translated from the coding sequence ATGCCCACCCCGGAACCCGCCGCCGTCGCCGCCGATCTGCGCACCGCCATGGGCAAGCTCGCGCGGCGGGTGAAGCACGAGGACCGGATTCCGCACGGCCAGGTCGCCGTGCTGGGCGTCCTGGACCGGGACGGCGCGATGACCACCAGCGACCTCGCCGCGGACCAGCGCGTACGCCCCCAGTCGATGGCCCGCGCGGTCGGCCTCCTGATGGAGCAGGGTCTCGTCGTCCGCCGCGCGCACCCGACGGACGGCCGCAAGTCGCTCGTCGGCCTCTCCGAGGCCGGCCGGGCGGCGCTGAAGGCGGAACGCGACCGGCGGGCCGACTGGCTGGCCCGGGCCATCGACCTCGAACTCACCGCCGAGGAGCAGCGGCAGCTCGCGCACAGCGTGGCCCTGCTGGAGCGGCTCGCCGCGTACTGA
- the eno gene encoding phosphopyruvate hydratase has protein sequence MSRTTAEPTAIRSVTARRIIDSRGNPTVEADVRLADGSLGRAAVPSGASTGAREAVELRDGDAGQWHGKGVDRAVGHVNGEIAAAVVGRDADDQAGLDAALVALDGTPGKSRLGANAVLGVSLAAAKAAAAAHRQPLYRYLGGADARLLPLPMMNIINGGAHADNPLDFQEFMIAPVGAKTFAEAVRMGSEVFHTLRRDLLAAGHATGVGDEGGFAPALRTAEEALDFVLSAVERTGYRPGEDIGLIMDPASSEFFRDGAYVYAGEGVRRTPSEQVDYLAKLIDAYPVVSIEDPMAEDDLDGWRELTARLGRRCQLTGDDVFCTDEAQVREGIRAGVGNSVLVKVNQIGTLTEALATVATARRAGWSAVMSHRSGETEDTTIADLAVATGCGQIKTGSLSRSDRTAKYNQLIRIEEELGESARYAGGATLSRS, from the coding sequence ATGTCCCGCACGACAGCTGAGCCCACCGCCATCCGCTCGGTCACCGCCCGCCGGATCATCGACAGTCGCGGCAACCCCACCGTCGAGGCCGACGTCCGCCTCGCCGACGGGTCGCTCGGGCGCGCCGCGGTCCCGTCCGGCGCCTCCACCGGCGCCCGGGAGGCCGTGGAACTGCGTGACGGGGACGCCGGGCAGTGGCACGGCAAGGGGGTCGACCGCGCGGTGGGCCACGTCAACGGGGAGATCGCGGCGGCGGTCGTGGGCCGCGACGCGGACGACCAGGCGGGCCTGGACGCCGCGCTCGTCGCGCTCGACGGCACGCCCGGCAAGTCCCGGCTCGGCGCGAACGCCGTCCTCGGGGTCTCGCTCGCCGCCGCGAAGGCCGCGGCGGCGGCCCACCGGCAGCCGCTCTACCGCTATCTCGGCGGCGCCGACGCCCGGCTGCTCCCGCTGCCGATGATGAACATCATCAACGGCGGCGCCCACGCCGACAATCCGCTGGACTTCCAGGAGTTCATGATCGCGCCGGTCGGGGCGAAGACCTTCGCGGAAGCCGTCCGCATGGGCTCCGAGGTCTTCCACACCCTGCGCCGCGACCTGCTCGCCGCCGGCCACGCCACGGGCGTCGGCGACGAAGGCGGCTTCGCCCCCGCCCTGCGCACCGCCGAGGAGGCCCTCGACTTCGTCCTGAGCGCCGTCGAACGCACCGGGTACCGTCCCGGCGAGGACATCGGCCTCATCATGGACCCGGCGTCGTCGGAGTTCTTCCGCGACGGCGCTTACGTGTACGCGGGCGAGGGCGTCCGTCGCACGCCCTCCGAGCAGGTGGACTACCTGGCCAAGCTGATCGACGCGTATCCGGTCGTCTCCATCGAGGACCCGATGGCCGAGGACGACCTGGACGGCTGGCGGGAGCTGACCGCCCGCCTCGGCCGCCGCTGCCAGCTCACCGGCGACGACGTCTTCTGCACCGACGAGGCGCAGGTGCGTGAGGGCATCCGTGCCGGCGTCGGCAACTCGGTCCTGGTCAAGGTCAACCAGATCGGCACCCTGACCGAAGCGCTCGCCACGGTCGCCACCGCGCGTCGGGCCGGCTGGAGCGCCGTGATGTCCCACCGCTCCGGTGAGACGGAGGACACCACGATCGCGGACCTCGCCGTCGCGACGGGGTGCGGCCAGATCAAGACCGGCTCACTCTCCCGCTCCGACCGCACGGCCAAGTACAACCAGCTGATCCGGATCGAGGAGGAGCTGGGCGAGTCCGCGCGCTACGCGGGCGGGGCGACTCTGTCCCGCTCCTGA
- a CDS encoding discoidin domain-containing protein, which translates to MSVALVRPSRPPAAASRRRRTPALAVIVTLVATLLAAMQAAPAQAAPVLLSQGSTVTASSQENGGTAAGNAVDGDSGTRWSSAFADPQWIRIDLGSPAALSRIELAWETAHAKSYRIELSTDGDAWTTAYSTTTSAGGNETLNVSGDARYVRLTGTERATGYGYSLWEFKVFGTRDGGGPQIPGGGDLGPNVHVFDPSTPDIQGKVDAIFQQQEEAQFGSGRHALLFKPGTYDDINAQIGFYTQIAGLGLNPNDTTFNGDVTVDAGWFDGNATQNFWRSAENLTLNPVSGTNRWAVSQAAPFRRMHVKGGLNLAPDGYGWASGGYIADSKIDGTVGPYSQQQWYTRDSSVGGWTNAVWNMTFSGVQGAPAASYPNPPYTTLDTTPISREKPFLYLDGNAYKVFVPAKRENARGVSWDGGTQPGQSIPLDRFYVVKEGATAATINAALAQGLNLLFTPGVYHIDRTIDVNRANTVVLGLGLATIIPDNGVTAMKVADVDGVKLAGFLIDAGPVNSPTLLEVGPQGASADHAANPTSLQDVFVRIGGAGPGKATTSIVVNSDDTIIDHTWVWRADHGEGWGWETNRADYGVRVNGDDVLATGLFVEHFNKYDVEWYGERGRTVFFQNEKAYDAPDQAAIQNGDTKGYAAYRVDDSVEQHEGWGMGSYCYYNVDPTIVQEHGFKAPVKPGVKFHNLLVVSLGGNGQYQHVINNVGSPTSGTSTVPSTVTNFP; encoded by the coding sequence ATGTCCGTTGCCCTCGTCAGACCGTCGCGGCCTCCGGCGGCCGCATCCCGTCGACGGCGCACGCCGGCCCTCGCGGTGATCGTCACCCTGGTCGCGACCCTGCTCGCGGCCATGCAGGCGGCTCCGGCACAGGCCGCGCCGGTCCTGCTCTCCCAGGGGAGCACGGTGACCGCCTCCAGTCAGGAGAACGGCGGCACCGCGGCGGGCAACGCCGTCGACGGGGACAGCGGGACCCGCTGGTCCAGCGCGTTCGCCGACCCTCAGTGGATCCGGATCGACCTCGGCTCCCCGGCCGCGCTCAGCCGGATCGAACTCGCCTGGGAGACCGCGCACGCCAAGAGCTACCGCATCGAACTCTCGACCGACGGCGACGCCTGGACGACCGCCTACAGCACCACCACGTCGGCAGGCGGCAACGAGACGCTGAACGTCTCGGGCGACGCCCGGTACGTGCGCCTGACCGGCACCGAGCGGGCGACCGGCTACGGTTACTCGCTGTGGGAGTTCAAGGTGTTCGGCACGCGTGACGGCGGCGGACCGCAGATCCCCGGCGGAGGCGACCTCGGACCGAACGTCCACGTCTTCGACCCGTCCACGCCGGACATCCAGGGCAAGGTCGACGCGATCTTCCAGCAGCAGGAGGAGGCCCAGTTCGGCAGCGGCCGGCACGCGCTCCTGTTCAAGCCGGGCACGTACGACGACATCAACGCGCAGATCGGCTTCTACACGCAGATCGCCGGCCTCGGCCTGAACCCGAACGACACCACGTTCAACGGTGATGTGACGGTCGACGCGGGCTGGTTCGACGGCAACGCGACCCAGAACTTCTGGCGTTCGGCGGAGAACCTGACGCTCAACCCGGTCTCCGGCACCAACCGCTGGGCGGTCTCCCAGGCGGCCCCCTTCCGCCGGATGCACGTCAAGGGCGGGCTGAACCTCGCCCCCGACGGCTACGGCTGGGCCAGCGGCGGCTACATCGCCGACTCCAAGATCGACGGCACGGTCGGCCCGTACTCCCAGCAGCAGTGGTACACCCGCGACAGCTCCGTCGGCGGCTGGACCAACGCCGTGTGGAACATGACGTTCTCCGGTGTCCAGGGCGCGCCCGCGGCGAGCTACCCGAACCCGCCGTACACCACGCTCGACACCACTCCGATCTCGCGCGAGAAGCCCTTCCTCTACCTCGACGGCAACGCGTACAAGGTCTTCGTCCCCGCGAAGCGCGAGAACGCGCGCGGCGTCTCGTGGGACGGCGGAACCCAGCCGGGCCAGTCCATCCCGCTGGACCGCTTCTACGTCGTCAAGGAGGGCGCCACGGCCGCGACGATCAACGCCGCCCTCGCGCAGGGCCTCAACCTGCTGTTCACGCCCGGAGTTTACCACATCGACCGCACGATCGACGTGAACCGGGCGAACACCGTCGTCCTGGGCCTCGGTCTGGCCACGATCATCCCGGACAACGGGGTGACGGCGATGAAGGTCGCCGATGTCGACGGGGTGAAGCTGGCGGGCTTCCTCATCGACGCCGGTCCGGTCAACTCGCCCACGCTGCTGGAGGTCGGGCCGCAGGGCGCGTCCGCCGACCACGCGGCCAACCCCACGTCGCTGCAGGACGTGTTCGTACGGATCGGCGGGGCGGGCCCCGGCAAGGCGACCACGAGCATCGTCGTGAACAGCGACGACACGATCATCGACCACACCTGGGTGTGGCGGGCGGACCACGGTGAGGGCTGGGGCTGGGAGACCAACCGGGCCGACTACGGAGTCCGCGTGAACGGCGACGACGTCCTCGCGACCGGGCTGTTCGTGGAGCACTTCAACAAGTACGACGTGGAGTGGTACGGCGAGCGCGGCCGCACCGTCTTCTTCCAGAACGAGAAGGCCTACGACGCGCCCGACCAGGCCGCCATCCAGAACGGCGACACGAAGGGCTACGCCGCCTACCGGGTCGACGACTCGGTCGAGCAGCACGAGGGCTGGGGCATGGGCAGCTACTGCTACTACAACGTCGACCCCACCATCGTGCAGGAACACGGCTTCAAGGCACCCGTGAAGCCCGGCGTGAAGTTCCACAACCTGCTGGTCGTCTCGCTCGGCGGCAACGGCCAGTACCAGCACGTCATCAACAACGTCGGCTCCCCCACGTCGGGAACGTCGACGGTCCCTTCGACAGTCACCAACTTCCCCTAG
- a CDS encoding discoidin domain-containing protein yields MEARGTPRLRGALAVVAAVALLFTLSVAVTPQRAAAAAAPVSQGKPATASSTEGPFTAPSAVDGDLSTRWSSAFTDDEWIRIDLGTSTSVGQVVLDWEAAYARSYRLEVSDNGTDWRTVHSTTTGSGGVETLTVSGTGRYIRMHGVERATDWGYSLHEFQVYSTTGGPAPGGDVLLSYGRTGTASTSQHDGTCWECSPDKAFDRDPASRWATSPEGGWTDPGWIAVDLGARAEIHRVVLQWDPAYARAYRIEVSDNGTDWTTIHSTTTGTGFKETLDVSGTGRHVRLYATRRSGEYGYSLWEFQVWGTGGAPIPAPPLPADPTYDRLVFSDEFNGPAGAAPDPAKWVPETGTGPNNELEYYTNNKNAAQDGNGSLVLEARREETPGSACPPDPLSGSTTCQYTSARLNTYGTFQFTYGRVEARIKVSGRQGLWPAFWMLGADYFDRGRPWPYTGEIDIMEHVGKEPDTTYSTLHAPAYNGAAGYGAPYSLPGGADFADDFHTFAVDWNSEGMTFRVDGNVTHTVDREELESTRGPWVFDHDFFLILNNAVGGDWPGPPDATTRFPQKMSIDYVKVWQ; encoded by the coding sequence ATGGAAGCCCGTGGAACACCGCGGTTGCGCGGCGCCCTGGCGGTCGTGGCCGCCGTGGCCCTCCTGTTCACCCTCTCGGTGGCCGTCACCCCGCAACGCGCCGCAGCCGCGGCCGCTCCGGTCTCCCAGGGAAAGCCGGCCACCGCCTCCAGCACGGAAGGCCCCTTCACGGCCCCGTCCGCCGTCGACGGCGACCTCTCCACCCGCTGGTCCAGCGCCTTCACCGACGACGAGTGGATCCGTATCGACCTCGGCACGAGCACCTCCGTCGGACAGGTCGTCCTCGACTGGGAGGCCGCGTACGCCAGGAGCTACCGTCTGGAGGTCTCCGACAACGGAACCGACTGGCGGACCGTCCACTCCACCACCACCGGCTCCGGGGGCGTCGAGACCCTCACGGTCTCCGGGACCGGCCGCTACATCCGCATGCACGGCGTCGAGCGCGCCACTGACTGGGGCTACTCCCTCCACGAGTTCCAGGTCTACTCCACCACCGGCGGCCCCGCCCCCGGCGGCGACGTCCTGCTCTCCTACGGCAGGACCGGAACGGCCTCGACCTCCCAGCACGACGGCACCTGCTGGGAGTGCTCCCCGGACAAGGCGTTCGACCGCGACCCCGCCAGCCGCTGGGCCACCAGTCCCGAGGGCGGCTGGACCGACCCGGGCTGGATCGCCGTGGACCTCGGCGCGAGGGCGGAGATCCACCGGGTGGTCCTCCAGTGGGACCCGGCGTACGCCCGGGCCTACCGCATCGAGGTCTCCGACAACGGGACCGACTGGACCACGATCCACTCCACGACCACCGGCACCGGTTTCAAGGAGACGCTGGACGTCAGTGGCACCGGCCGGCACGTGCGTCTGTACGCCACCCGGCGCAGCGGTGAATACGGCTACTCGCTCTGGGAGTTCCAGGTCTGGGGCACCGGCGGTGCCCCGATCCCCGCGCCGCCGCTGCCGGCGGACCCGACGTACGACCGGCTGGTGTTCAGCGACGAGTTCAACGGCCCCGCCGGCGCGGCGCCCGACCCGGCCAAGTGGGTCCCGGAAACGGGCACGGGACCCAACAACGAGCTGGAGTACTACACGAACAACAAGAACGCCGCGCAGGACGGGAACGGCAGCCTCGTCCTGGAGGCCCGCCGCGAGGAGACTCCCGGCTCCGCCTGCCCGCCCGATCCGCTGAGCGGCAGCACCACGTGCCAGTACACCTCGGCACGGCTCAACACCTACGGGACGTTCCAGTTCACCTACGGCCGGGTCGAGGCGCGCATCAAGGTCTCCGGTAGGCAGGGGCTCTGGCCGGCGTTCTGGATGCTGGGCGCGGACTACTTCGACCGGGGGCGCCCGTGGCCCTACACCGGTGAGATCGACATCATGGAGCACGTCGGCAAGGAGCCGGACACCACGTACTCCACCCTGCACGCACCCGCGTACAACGGTGCGGCCGGATACGGGGCCCCGTACTCCCTGCCGGGCGGGGCGGACTTCGCCGACGACTTCCACACCTTCGCGGTGGACTGGAACAGCGAGGGCATGACGTTCCGGGTCGACGGCAACGTCACGCACACGGTCGACAGGGAGGAGCTGGAGAGCACCCGCGGACCCTGGGTGTTCGACCACGACTTCTTCCTCATCCTCAACAACGCGGTCGGCGGTGACTGGCCGGGCCCGCCCGACGCCACCACCCGCTTCCCGCAGAAGATGAGCATCGACTACGTCAAGGTCTGGCAGTAG
- a CDS encoding DUF3048 domain-containing protein yields the protein MSATGVKNRAAALFAVLVLAVTAACTGGGGSSSSPSSSSARTGGDRDVLAVKIDNVAPARPHTGLEEADVVYVEQVEAGLSRILAVYSSGLPPVIGPVRSARETDLELLRQFDRPTLAFSGAQSKLLPAIERAPIDAVPPSKAPRAYFRDPDRPAPHNLYLRPERIPFTASGVDAVAELGLRFGAPPPGGEPEDSRTVRYPSASVTFTWSAGGERWLVSLDGAPARTAGGDRIGAGTVVVQDVDVRESDFRDRSGNNSPFTETVGAGDAVVLRDGRAYEARWSRSSAGADTVFSTPDGRRVDLAEGPLWILYAPRG from the coding sequence ATGTCCGCAACCGGAGTGAAGAACCGGGCCGCCGCGCTGTTCGCCGTGCTCGTGCTGGCCGTGACCGCCGCGTGCACGGGCGGCGGCGGTTCGTCGTCCTCGCCGAGCAGTTCCTCCGCCCGCACGGGAGGGGACCGGGACGTACTCGCGGTGAAGATCGACAATGTGGCGCCCGCACGCCCCCACACCGGGCTGGAGGAGGCCGACGTCGTCTATGTCGAGCAGGTGGAGGCGGGCCTGAGCCGCATCCTCGCCGTGTACTCCTCCGGCCTGCCGCCGGTCATCGGCCCGGTCCGCAGCGCGCGGGAGACCGATCTGGAGCTGCTGCGCCAGTTCGACCGGCCGACGCTCGCCTTCTCGGGGGCCCAGAGCAAGCTGCTGCCGGCCATCGAGCGGGCGCCGATCGACGCCGTACCGCCTTCGAAGGCGCCGCGGGCGTACTTCCGGGACCCGGACCGGCCCGCGCCGCACAACCTGTATCTGCGGCCCGAGCGGATCCCGTTCACGGCCTCCGGGGTGGATGCCGTGGCGGAGCTGGGGCTCCGTTTCGGCGCGCCGCCGCCCGGCGGGGAGCCGGAGGACAGCCGTACGGTCCGCTATCCCTCCGCGTCGGTGACGTTCACCTGGTCCGCCGGGGGCGAGCGATGGCTCGTCTCGCTGGACGGCGCCCCCGCCCGCACGGCCGGGGGCGATCGGATCGGGGCCGGTACGGTCGTCGTCCAGGACGTGGACGTACGGGAGTCGGACTTCCGTGACCGGTCGGGGAACAACAGCCCGTTCACCGAGACCGTGGGGGCGGGGGACGCGGTCGTCCTGCGGGACGGCCGGGCGTACGAGGCGCGGTGGTCCCGGAGCTCCGCCGGTGCGGACACGGTCTTCAGCACCCCCGACGGGCGCCGCGTCGATCTCGCCGAGGGGCCGCTGTGGATCCTGTACGCGCCGCGCGGCTGA
- a CDS encoding chitinase → MGRTTRLLGLGLAAALVVPMLAAAAPPEPAQNTRAAAETCAVKSKPTGKVLQGYWENWDGAANGVHPPLGWIPITDSRITQHGYNVVNAAFPVIRSDGTVLWEDGMDNTVKVATPAEMCRAKASGLTLLMSIGGATAGIDLSSRTVADRFVETIVPILKKYNFDGIDIDIETGLVGSGNINQPSPSQANLIRIIDGVLAAMPSNFGLTMAPETAYVTGGSVVYGSIWGAYLPVIKKYADNGRLWWLNMQYYNGSMYGCSGDSYSAGTVAGFTAQTDCLDRGLVIQGTTIRVPYDKQVPGLPAQPGAGGGHMSTSLVSQSWNHYNGSLKGLMTWSLNWDGSKGWTFGDNVKALQRR, encoded by the coding sequence ATGGGGCGTACAACACGACTGCTGGGTCTCGGCCTGGCCGCGGCGCTCGTCGTACCGATGCTCGCCGCGGCCGCGCCGCCGGAGCCCGCGCAGAACACCCGGGCGGCCGCCGAGACCTGTGCGGTCAAGTCGAAGCCCACGGGCAAGGTGCTCCAGGGCTACTGGGAGAACTGGGACGGCGCGGCCAACGGCGTACACCCGCCGCTCGGCTGGATCCCGATCACCGACTCCCGCATCACCCAGCACGGTTACAACGTCGTCAACGCGGCCTTCCCCGTCATCCGCTCCGACGGCACCGTCCTCTGGGAGGACGGCATGGACAACACCGTCAAGGTCGCCACCCCCGCCGAGATGTGCCGGGCCAAGGCCTCCGGCCTGACCCTCCTCATGTCGATCGGCGGAGCGACGGCCGGAATCGACCTCAGCTCCAGGACGGTGGCCGACCGGTTCGTCGAGACGATCGTCCCGATCCTGAAGAAGTACAACTTCGACGGCATCGACATCGACATCGAGACCGGCCTCGTCGGCAGCGGAAACATCAACCAGCCGTCCCCCTCGCAGGCCAACCTCATCCGCATCATCGACGGCGTGCTCGCCGCCATGCCGTCGAACTTCGGTCTCACCATGGCCCCCGAGACGGCGTACGTCACCGGCGGCAGCGTCGTCTACGGCTCGATCTGGGGCGCGTACCTCCCGGTCATCAAGAAGTACGCCGACAACGGCCGCCTGTGGTGGCTGAACATGCAGTACTACAACGGCAGCATGTACGGCTGCTCCGGTGACTCCTACTCCGCCGGCACCGTCGCGGGCTTCACCGCCCAGACCGACTGCCTCGACAGGGGGCTCGTCATCCAGGGCACCACCATCAGGGTGCCCTACGACAAGCAGGTCCCCGGCCTGCCCGCCCAGCCCGGCGCCGGCGGCGGTCACATGTCCACCTCGCTCGTCTCGCAGTCCTGGAACCACTACAACGGCTCACTGAAGGGGCTGATGACCTGGTCGCTGAACTGGGACGGCTCGAAGGGCTGGACCTTCGGCGACAACGTCAAGGCACTCCAGCGCCGTTGA